Proteins co-encoded in one Streptomyces roseochromogenus subsp. oscitans DS 12.976 genomic window:
- the lhgO gene encoding L-2-hydroxyglutarate oxidase gives MVQVPVEAYDCDVLVVGGGIVGLSTAYAITRAAPGTRVTVLEKEPGPARHQTGRNSGVIHSGIYYRPGSLKARYAVRGAAEMVKFCAEYGIAHAVTGKLIVATEREELPRLHALVQRGRENGIPVRELGPAQIGEYEPEVRGLAAIHVGTTGVCDFVGVARQLAQASGAEIRYGARVVRVDRRPERGVAVLTTGGDVVRARVLVNCAGLYCDELARLTGDESEVRIVPFRGEYYELARPELVRGLVYPVPDPAFPFLGVHLTRGIDGGVHVGPNAVPALAREGYGWGVVRPRELAGTVAWPGSWAIARQHWRYGAGELHRSLSKRAFLEAVRRLLPGVEGDDLVRAPAGVRAQAVLRDGTLVDDFLIREGSRAVHVLNAPSPAATASLPIGREVGRRVLDMLGSL, from the coding sequence GTGGTGCAGGTGCCGGTCGAGGCGTACGACTGTGATGTGCTCGTGGTCGGTGGGGGGATCGTCGGGCTGTCCACGGCGTATGCGATCACACGGGCCGCGCCGGGCACACGGGTGACCGTGCTGGAGAAGGAGCCGGGGCCGGCCCGGCACCAGACGGGACGCAACAGCGGGGTCATCCACAGCGGGATCTACTACCGGCCGGGCTCGCTCAAGGCGCGGTATGCCGTGCGGGGCGCCGCCGAGATGGTGAAGTTCTGCGCCGAGTACGGCATCGCGCACGCCGTCACCGGCAAGCTGATCGTCGCCACGGAGCGGGAGGAGCTGCCGCGGCTGCACGCGCTCGTGCAGCGCGGGCGGGAGAACGGCATTCCGGTGCGGGAGCTGGGCCCCGCCCAGATCGGCGAGTACGAACCGGAGGTCCGGGGGCTGGCGGCCATACATGTCGGCACGACCGGCGTGTGCGACTTCGTGGGCGTCGCGCGCCAGCTGGCACAGGCCTCGGGGGCGGAGATCCGGTACGGCGCGCGGGTCGTCCGGGTCGACCGGCGGCCGGAGCGGGGGGTCGCCGTACTCACCACCGGCGGAGACGTCGTACGCGCGCGCGTGCTGGTGAACTGCGCCGGGCTGTACTGCGACGAGCTGGCGCGGCTGACCGGGGACGAGTCCGAGGTGCGGATCGTGCCGTTCCGCGGTGAGTACTACGAGCTGGCGCGGCCCGAGCTGGTGCGGGGGCTGGTGTATCCGGTGCCGGATCCGGCGTTCCCGTTCCTCGGGGTGCATCTGACCCGGGGCATCGACGGGGGTGTGCACGTCGGGCCCAACGCGGTGCCGGCGCTGGCCCGGGAGGGGTACGGCTGGGGGGTCGTACGACCCCGGGAGCTGGCCGGGACCGTGGCATGGCCAGGATCGTGGGCGATCGCCCGGCAACACTGGAGATACGGCGCGGGGGAGCTGCACCGCTCACTGTCGAAGAGGGCGTTTCTGGAGGCCGTGCGGAGGTTGTTGCCCGGGGTGGAGGGCGACGACCTGGTGCGGGCCCCGGCCGGGGTGCGGGCGCAGGCGGTGTTGCGGGACGGGACGCTGGTGGACGACTTCCTCATCCGAGAGGGGAGCCGGGCGGTGCACGTGCTCAACGCACCGTCCCCGGCGGCTACAGCTTCCCTGCCGATCGGCAGGGAGGTCGGGCGTCGGGTGCTGGACATGCTCGGCTCGCTGTAG